CGCCGATGGGCGACTTCCCCCTCTACCTCGACCTGTTCGCCGCGCGCCATGGCTTCGGCAAGCGGATACGCGCCGGACTGCAGCGCCAGCTCGAGCGCCGCATCGAGATGACGCTGCCCGAAACCGAATTGGTCCGCGTCGCTGCGGCCGCCGGGCATCCCCCGCTGCTGCTGATCCACGACCCCGACGACCCGGACACGCCGTACGCGTCGAGCGAGCGTCTGGCGCAGTCATGGCCCGGTGCACGTTTCCTCGCGACGAAGGGACTCGGGCGCCTGGCGCACTTCCGAATCCTGCGGCACCGCCCCGCGATCAACGCCGGTCTCGAATTCATCGGCCCCGCTTCGGATTAGCCGATAAATGGACCGGCGCCGACTCCGCCCTCCGACCACGTGACGAATACCAACGGTAGTAATCGTTCTGCACCCGGCTGACGATCCCTGGTGCAACCCGGTACGAGTCGCGGTACAGAACGCCCAAGGGATTGTTCACCTCACGACATTGGCGTCGGATCCCGTCGACAACCATGTCGACGCCCTCCTCCAGGGTGAGCGACGCGTACTGGCTCCAATCCGTCGGGGCGATCATGTCGGTCGAGACCAACGGAAGGTGGATGTTGGTGACACGCACCCCATCGGCACGGCTCTCGATGCCGGCGATGCGTAGCACCGCATCCATGGCCGCCTTCGATCCGACGTACGCCGAGAAATCCGGCAGGTTGCCCAACACCCCGATCGACGAACTGTGCACGATGTGCCCCGAACCCCGGGCACGCATCCCCGGCAGCAACCGCAGCACCAGGCCCACTCCGCCGAGATAGTTGATGGCGACCGTCCGCTCGTAATCGTGCAGCCGATGCTCCGAATCGGCCAACGACCGCATGATCGAGCGGCCCGCATTGAGCACCAGAATGTCCGGCGCCCCAAAACGTTCGAGCACCTCCTCGGCGACGGCGCCGGCACCCTCACCCGTCGACAGGTCTCCCCGCACGGCGTGCGCGGCACCGCCACACGCAGCGATCCCGCGAACCACCTCATCGAGCTCGTCGGCGCGGCGCGCGGTCACGACGACGATGGCCCCGGCCTCGGCGATGCGCTCGGCCAACCGTCGGCCGATACCACTCGACGCACCGGTGATCACTACGGTGCGGCCGCGCACGCGGTCGGCAAGTGTCGGCGTCCACGGATAGCGCACGCCGACGGGCTTGGTAAGGACGTTGATCAGGTGCCTGACGGCCCGCATCCGCTCTCCCATGATTCGCATCGCAGTAGCTGACAGCGGTCAACTCCGGGCCAATGATCATGTTGGCAGCACTGGTTGTCAAGATGGCCTGGGGCTTCCCCGTTTACCCCTCACGTCTCGCTGTTGTTTGCTATCGTTGCCGGTAGGTGCGAGTTCTGGGAGTCGTATGCGATTCGGCGCGATAGTTTTTCTCATCGCCACACTGACTTGCGCGTGCGTATCCCCTAGTAGCTCAGCGCGGCATGACGAATGGTCCTCGCTCGTGTCGATGCTGGCCGACCAACAGAAGGCGCTGCACGAAAAGGACCCTCTCTACGACCTTCCCGGCACTCCGAGACCGACGACACGCAACGACATCCGCGTCAAAGAGCGTCAGTGGGGGCACTATCTCGACGCCGATCATCGGGAGCTGCTCCAGGTCTCCGACGGTCTGCACGCCTTCTGCGGTTTCGAGGACTTGTTCTCGCTCGCCGAATCTGCGCCCGGCTCGAAGAACTGGGAAGGCATGAAGGCGTACATCGAAGGTGCATCCCTGGGCCCCGAATACTTCGGCGCTCATTCCTTCGACCAACTGCGTCCCGTCTTCGGCGACCCGGACTACTACGGCGTGACCGTCACCGTCTCGCACTCGTACTTCAGCGATGAGCCGGGTGTGGTCTACGAGCTTGCCGGTGACGGACCCAACGGGATCGGCACCTACCCCACGCTGATGGACGCGGTACGGGCCTGCGCGGAGCGGCATGCCAAGGAACTGCGGAACGTGGCGACGTAGCCGGGAACCAAAACGCAGGCGTGGTCGTCTGACCTAACAAGAAGCACTTCCGGGGGATACATGGCATGGGCACGGGGAGCCGCGGGAACAACACCCGCTAACACTGGCCACTGTCCACATTCTCGCCGGCCAGCCATATTTCACACCGTAACCAGATAGGTTGAATGCCATGCCCGATCTGCCTACTCGCACCTACACCGAGTTTCCCGGAATCAGCACGCGAGCCTGGGAGCACCCTGCCGATCGGGCCGCACTGCAAACACTGCGCAGCCTGAAGGGCTTCGACACCGTTCTCAAGGCGCTGGCCGCGCTGCTGCGCGAGCGTCAGCATCGGCTGATGTACCTGGCAACTGCCATTCGCGTGGACGATCGGCAGTTCACCACGCTGAACGACACCCTTCACGACTGCGCGCGCGTGCTCGATGCTCCCGAAATCCCGGAGCTGTACGTCATCCAGGGGCCGTATGCCAACGCCTTCACCATCGGCATGGACCGTCCGTTCATCGTGCTCACCTCAGGCCTGCTGGACCTCATGAACGAGCAAGAGCTGCGGTTCATCGTGGGCCACGAGCTCGGGCATGCCCTGTCCGGACATGCGGTCTACCGCACCATGCTGATGCACCTGATGCGGCTAGCCGGAAATCTCGGCTGGATGCCGATCGGTGGGTGGGCGTTGCACGCCGTCGTCGCCGCACTCATGGAGTGGCAGCGTAAGTCGGAGCTTTCCGGCGACCGCGCCGGAATGCTGTGCGGACAAGATGTGGATACCGCCATCCGGGTGGAGATGAAGCTGGCGGGCGGGTCTCGACTGGACGAGATGGATACCCAGCGGTTCCTGGCGCAGGCCGCCGAATACGAGCGCACCGGCGACATGCGTGACGGCGTGCTCAAATTGCTCAACCTCGAACTGCAGTCGCACCCCTTCTCGGTGCTTCGTGCCGCCGAACTCAGCAAGTGGATCGATCGCGGCGAGTACGGCGCGATCCTCGGCGGAAACTATCCGCGACGCGAGGACGACGAACGCGCCGACCTCGGAGCCGACTTCCGTTCCGCGGCCAAGTCATACAAGGAGAACTTCGATTCCTCGACAGACCCACTGATCTCGGCGCTGCGCAATTTCGGGTCCACCCTCGATGGCGTCGTGAACGTCGTCGGGCAGGGTGTCACGGATGTCGCCACCGACGTACGGCGCCGATTCTCTGAGTGGCGCACCAACTCCGAGCGCGACGAACCCCGCGACGCCGACGCCTAGCAGCGACCGCGGCCATGGACGATCAGAACTACATGAACTTCTTCGTGGAGCGACCGGCGTCCGACGCGGCGGTAGTCGGAGCCTGCGCCCGGGCCTGTGGCATCGCCCTGGAGTCCGACAAACATCCGGACGAGGACGCGCACGGCTACGTCCAGATCACCCAGTACACGGACGGATTCGCGATGGGACTGTGCATCATCTGGCCGCCCACCTCGCCGGTTACGCGTCCCCAGGAATCCGTGGCACGGTCCATGGCCCATGAGCTGCGCCAGCGGGTGCTCTATGACGTCGAGGACCCCAGCGCGGATACGGGCGAACGATGGATTCTCGCGACACCTGGCGGCGCGATCGCCACGGTCGATGTCACGGAATACGAGGACGGTGTCGGCCTGCGGGGAGCTCCGTGACATCCCCGGATATTCGGTGGTCGGCGCCGGCCCGCGCCGATACGCTCGCCACACCATGACCTCGACTCACGACCCGCACGCACTGCGCGCCACCATGCGTGTGGACCTCGCGGCGGCGCTGAAGGCTCGCAACAGCCAGGCCGTCAGCGCGCTACGGACGACAATCGCCGCGATCGATAACGCCGAGTCGGTGGACGACACCACGGAAACCACGCCGGGCAGCACTCATATCGCCGGAGCGGCAATGGGTCTCGGTGCGGCCGAAGCGCCCAGAAGAGTGCTCTCCCCCGCCGACGTGCGCGCCGTGGTGCGGGCGCAGATCGAAGACCGCACCGCGCAAGCGGATCGCTACGAGGCTCTCGGCCAGGCGCAGGCCGCGGCCCAGCTGCGCGGCGAGGCGCAGATTCTGGCCGACTACCTATAGCTGCCGGTAGCGCCGCGCGATGCCATCACAGAGGATCTCCACACCCTTGACGATCACCTCACGCGGATTGGTCACCTGCGGCAGATCGCCCACCCCCACCAGCGCGGCCAGCCGTGGCGATTTCGGCACGCCGGCATTGCCGGAGATCAGCTCGGACAAGCCCGAAAAGTCGGTGCGCGCACCCGGAGATACCAGCTGTCCGCCGACCGCCCCGAGACCGACACCCTGCGAGTAGCTCCAAACCTGGAAGGCCAACTCGGCCGCCTCCGGCACCGACACTCCGAGATGACCGAAGGCCTCCAGCATCCAGTCGAAGCACACCAGGGTGTCCGGCTGCATCCCGTTACGTGGCACCGCGTACGCCAACAGCACCCAGGGATGCGTGCTGTACAGATTGAAGTCGTACTCGACGGCGACACGCACTCGGGCGCGCCAATCCGGGTCGCCCACCATGTCAGCGGGGTAGGCGAATCGCCGGGTGACCTCCGCGGTCATCTCGACCAGCAGCGCGTCCTTGTCGGCCACGTGGCGATACAGCGACATGGCGCCCACCCCGAGTCCGTCGGCGATCTTGCGCATCGACACTCCGGACAGGCCGTCCGAATCCGCAATCTCGATGGCCTTGGCAACAATCGACTCCAGCGTCAGGCGCGGATCCGTCACGACGCTTCCTCCAAACTCGATTGACCAGCTCAGCCAATTTGCGTACAGTGTACCCAGTCTACTGCGTACGCCGTACGCGCCACAACATCACCGGAGCGATACCCCATGACCAGCTGTAAGTCCACTGCGCCAGAAAACGCGACCACCCCCGAGGGTGCCCGCGCTGGACGCCGCGCGTGGTTCGGGTTGGCCAGCCTGTTGCTGCCCGTCTTCCTGGTGTCGATGGACGTCTCGGTGCTTTTCCTGGCGATGCCACGACTGTCCGAGTCGCTCAACCCCTCGGCGGCCGAGCAGCTTTGGATTCTTGACGTCTACGGATTCCTGCTCGCGGGCCTGCTCATCACCATGGGCAATCTGGGCGACCGCTGGGGACGGCGCCGCCTGATGCTGTGGGGCGCCACCCTTTTCGGCGCCGCCTCGGTGCTCGCCGCCTTCGCGCCCACACCACTGGCGCTTATCGCGGCCCGTGCGCTCATGGGCATCGGCGGGGCAACTCTGCTGCCCGCCAGCCTGGCGCTGATCGGGGTCATGTTTCCCAACGCCCGCCAGAAGGCACTCGCGGTCGGCATCTGGGCAGCGGCCTTCTCCTTCGGTGCGGCCGTCGGGCCGGTCATCGGTGGTCTGCTGCTGCACCACTTCTGGTGGGGCTCGGTATTCCTCATCAACGTTCCGGTGCTGATCGTGCTGCTCCTCACCGCGAACGCGCTCATCCCCGAATACCGCAACCCGGTGCGGGAGCCCTTCGACCTCGCCGGCGTCGCGCTATCCATGATCGGCATCATGACGCTGGTCTATGCCATCAAAGCCGCTGCAACACACGGGTTCTCGCCTTCAGTCGCGATCACCGGAGTGATCGGCGTGGTCACGCTCGCGATGTTCGTCCGCCAGCAGATGCGTAACCCACATCCGCTGCTGGCGCTCGATCTGTTCCGCAACCGGACTTTCACCGTGGCAATCGTCGGCACCGTCGCCGCGATGGCCACCTTCGGTGCCACGACGTACCTCACCGGGCTCTACGTGCAGTCGGTGCTCGGGTTCGATGTGCTGTCCGCGGCGTTCCTGGGGCTGCCGATGGCGGTGACCGTCGCCTACTTCTCGATGGACGCGGCGCGTATCGAACGCCTGCTCGGCGAACGCTGGACGTTCGTCGTGTCGCTGCTGTCCATGGCCGTCGGCAACGCGGTACTGCTCGCGCTGGGCCCGCACGGACCGGTCGGGGTGTACATCGCGGCAACGGTGATCGTCGGTGCCGGGGCGGGGGTCATGTTCACCTTCGTCTCAGCCGTCGCGCTGGGCGCGGCCCCCAACGAACGGGCCGGTCAGGCCACAGGCA
The nucleotide sequence above comes from Mycobacteroides saopaulense. Encoded proteins:
- a CDS encoding M48 family metallopeptidase, yielding MPDLPTRTYTEFPGISTRAWEHPADRAALQTLRSLKGFDTVLKALAALLRERQHRLMYLATAIRVDDRQFTTLNDTLHDCARVLDAPEIPELYVIQGPYANAFTIGMDRPFIVLTSGLLDLMNEQELRFIVGHELGHALSGHAVYRTMLMHLMRLAGNLGWMPIGGWALHAVVAALMEWQRKSELSGDRAGMLCGQDVDTAIRVEMKLAGGSRLDEMDTQRFLAQAAEYERTGDMRDGVLKLLNLELQSHPFSVLRAAELSKWIDRGEYGAILGGNYPRREDDERADLGADFRSAAKSYKENFDSSTDPLISALRNFGSTLDGVVNVVGQGVTDVATDVRRRFSEWRTNSERDEPRDADA
- a CDS encoding TetR/AcrR family transcriptional regulator — translated: MTDPRLTLESIVAKAIEIADSDGLSGVSMRKIADGLGVGAMSLYRHVADKDALLVEMTAEVTRRFAYPADMVGDPDWRARVRVAVEYDFNLYSTHPWVLLAYAVPRNGMQPDTLVCFDWMLEAFGHLGVSVPEAAELAFQVWSYSQGVGLGAVGGQLVSPGARTDFSGLSELISGNAGVPKSPRLAALVGVGDLPQVTNPREVIVKGVEILCDGIARRYRQL
- a CDS encoding MFS transporter, which encodes MTSCKSTAPENATTPEGARAGRRAWFGLASLLLPVFLVSMDVSVLFLAMPRLSESLNPSAAEQLWILDVYGFLLAGLLITMGNLGDRWGRRRLMLWGATLFGAASVLAAFAPTPLALIAARALMGIGGATLLPASLALIGVMFPNARQKALAVGIWAAAFSFGAAVGPVIGGLLLHHFWWGSVFLINVPVLIVLLLTANALIPEYRNPVREPFDLAGVALSMIGIMTLVYAIKAAATHGFSPSVAITGVIGVVTLAMFVRQQMRNPHPLLALDLFRNRTFTVAIVGTVAAMATFGATTYLTGLYVQSVLGFDVLSAAFLGLPMAVTVAYFSMDAARIERLLGERWTFVVSLLSMAVGNAVLLALGPHGPVGVYIAATVIVGAGAGVMFTFVSAVALGAAPNERAGQATGISEMSFELGTAFGLALFGALASAIFTARTHVHETLGQAMARAKDMGGEAGATAADLARIGWTDGIHAVAGTSTLLLVATAIAAAVVMRPPKE
- a CDS encoding SDR family NAD(P)-dependent oxidoreductase encodes the protein MRAVRHLINVLTKPVGVRYPWTPTLADRVRGRTVVITGASSGIGRRLAERIAEAGAIVVVTARRADELDEVVRGIAACGGAAHAVRGDLSTGEGAGAVAEEVLERFGAPDILVLNAGRSIMRSLADSEHRLHDYERTVAINYLGGVGLVLRLLPGMRARGSGHIVHSSSIGVLGNLPDFSAYVGSKAAMDAVLRIAGIESRADGVRVTNIHLPLVSTDMIAPTDWSQYASLTLEEGVDMVVDGIRRQCREVNNPLGVLYRDSYRVAPGIVSRVQNDYYRWYSSRGRRAESAPVHLSANPKRGR
- a CDS encoding GatB/YqeY domain-containing protein, yielding MTSTHDPHALRATMRVDLAAALKARNSQAVSALRTTIAAIDNAESVDDTTETTPGSTHIAGAAMGLGAAEAPRRVLSPADVRAVVRAQIEDRTAQADRYEALGQAQAAAQLRGEAQILADYL
- a CDS encoding SMI1/KNR4 family protein codes for the protein MSMLADQQKALHEKDPLYDLPGTPRPTTRNDIRVKERQWGHYLDADHRELLQVSDGLHAFCGFEDLFSLAESAPGSKNWEGMKAYIEGASLGPEYFGAHSFDQLRPVFGDPDYYGVTVTVSHSYFSDEPGVVYELAGDGPNGIGTYPTLMDAVRACAERHAKELRNVAT